One Fuerstiella marisgermanici DNA window includes the following coding sequences:
- a CDS encoding TIR domain-containing protein yields MPTAPESFQYDAFLSYSSEDSAIVHPLAEKLRHAGLKVWLDATEIPAGGDIFAAIEIGLQQSRVCVACMSPAYFASQWTQLERNTSTFRDPMNVQRRFVPLLLKECDIPDTVRRLKYLDFRQQTEEAFEQIMADFTQPEAPPQDELALFESKALSLGHTEPVTSVAISNDGSRAVSGSGDLTVRVWNLNSGHCTATLEGHSGYVTSVAISNDGSRALSGSEDASVRIWDLHSGHCTATLKGHSEAVRSVATSHDGSRALSGSDDKTVRVWDLNSAQCTATLEGHSEAVRSVAINHDGSRALSGSDDKTIRVWDLKSGQAMATLKGHSEVVRSVAISRDGSRALSGSDDKTIRVWDLNSGHRTTTLEGHSGRLRSVAISSDGCHALSGSSDNAVRVWDLKSGQCTAALEGHSDFVMSVAISNDGSRAISGSTDTTVRVWDLHSGQCEEILKGHSRYVRSMVISHDGSRALSGSEDNTVRIWDLNSGHCTATLEGQADTVWSVAISRDGSRALSGSEDRTVRVWDLNSGRCTAKLEGHSRFVRSVAISSDGSRAISASGDNTVRVWDLNTGQNMATLEGHSDVVWSVAISSDGSRAISASGERVRVWDLNSSQCKATLEAHSDLVTSVAISNDGSLALSGSLDKTVCVWDLNAGQRTATFEGHSDAVRSVAISNDGSRGLSGSQDKTIRVWDLNSGQCKATLAGHSGPVWSVAMSSDGNVLYSVATNGVLRIWSPDTDYPKQIVEPGRKYTNAKVVLVGDSGVGKSGLAHRLIEDKFVETHSTHGMHVWRIDLPVPDDDDTEREALLWDLAGQPDYRLIHQLFLDETTLALILIDPQQDDPFAPAIDWCRVLENCVKSKCVRLLIAARIDVGTTKVGQAKINRFLQDFHVAEYLGTSARRGDNCSDRQAEGPSSLKQRIAHHIPWSSMPYTSTPKQLAVLKNAVLDMTELDDVRLLRFNELYQRLQQQKPKVRLDPQLVRDAASLLSNHGLVMPLAFGDLVLLRPNLLNGYCSSVINAARANKDEIGSVVEDEIYGGCIDFSQVDRLEDKDEQLLLRAMVQTLLEKSLCLKEQIDGRPHLIFPSQYRRERTYPTDPQVFVSYTFTGELQSIYTTLVVRLWYSREFDNQELWKDAAEFRTHDGGLAGFLMNRLGDGAATLCVFFDDNVTEQQKAIFLEFIHQHLKKYSSDLQRDRRYVCLECGEPVANAKAVRIRLAKGLDQIGCQFCDESVPLVDSIEATLASDPVARKVLEMDETAGIELSNQALEQILIGHMLTICGNANQIFRPTVMADYGIDGEVEFRDTQGNASGRKIYVQLKCGGSHLRHRKHDDNEVFDAETRHLEYWVNQPVDVYLVIRDAEKKIRWMNVSQYLRDREDKKSRQIIFGGNQLDTEELWLARDRHL; encoded by the coding sequence ATGCCGACAGCTCCTGAATCATTCCAATACGATGCGTTTCTGAGTTACAGCTCAGAAGACAGTGCCATAGTGCATCCGCTAGCGGAGAAATTGCGTCACGCTGGGCTTAAGGTTTGGCTGGATGCGACAGAGATTCCTGCGGGCGGCGATATTTTCGCAGCGATCGAAATCGGCCTGCAGCAGTCGCGAGTGTGTGTAGCCTGCATGTCGCCCGCGTACTTCGCGTCACAGTGGACTCAACTGGAACGAAACACATCCACGTTTCGGGACCCAATGAACGTGCAGCGCCGCTTTGTACCTCTATTGCTTAAGGAATGCGACATTCCTGATACCGTCAGGCGGCTGAAATATCTTGATTTCCGCCAACAGACTGAAGAAGCATTCGAGCAAATCATGGCCGACTTCACTCAGCCAGAAGCTCCACCCCAAGATGAACTCGCATTGTTTGAATCGAAGGCGCTGTCACTCGGACATACCGAACCTGTGACGAGTGTGGCGATCAGTAATGATGGAAGCCGCGCCGTGTCCGGCTCAGGGGACCTGACGGTTCGGGTTTGGAACCTGAACTCCGGACATTGCACGGCAACACTAGAAGGTCACTCCGGATATGTGACGAGTGTGGCGATCAGTAACGATGGAAGCCGCGCGCTGTCCGGATCAGAGGACGCGTCTGTTCGGATTTGGGATCTGCACTCCGGCCATTGCACGGCAACACTGAAAGGCCACTCCGAAGCTGTCCGGAGTGTTGCGACCAGCCACGATGGAAGCCGCGCGTTGTCTGGATCTGATGACAAAACGGTTCGTGTGTGGGACCTGAACTCTGCACAATGCACGGCAACACTGGAAGGTCACTCCGAAGCTGTCCGGAGTGTTGCGATCAACCACGATGGAAGCCGCGCTCTGTCCGGATCAGATGACAAAACGATTCGGGTTTGGGACCTGAAATCCGGACAAGCTATGGCAACACTGAAAGGCCATTCCGAAGTTGTCCGGAGTGTTGCGATCAGCCGAGATGGAAGCCGCGCGTTGTCCGGATCAGATGACAAGACGATTCGCGTTTGGGATCTGAATTCTGGACACCGCACGACAACACTTGAAGGGCATTCTGGTAGACTCCGGAGCGTGGCGATCAGCAGCGATGGATGCCATGCCCTGTCCGGATCATCTGACAATGCAGTTCGCGTTTGGGATCTAAAGTCCGGACAATGCACAGCAGCACTTGAAGGCCACTCCGATTTTGTCATGAGCGTGGCCATCAGCAACGATGGAAGCCGCGCAATATCTGGATCGACTGACACAACCGTTCGTGTGTGGGACCTGCACTCCGGCCAGTGCGAGGAAATACTGAAAGGCCACTCACGTTATGTCAGGAGTATGGTGATCAGCCACGATGGAAGTCGAGCGCTGTCCGGATCGGAGGACAACACCGTTCGGATTTGGGACCTGAACTCCGGCCATTGCACGGCAACGTTGGAGGGACAGGCCGATACGGTCTGGAGCGTTGCGATCAGCCGTGATGGAAGTCGCGCGCTGTCCGGCTCCGAGGACAGAACGGTTCGCGTGTGGGATCTGAACTCTGGTCGATGCACAGCAAAACTGGAAGGCCACTCACGTTTTGTCCGGAGCGTTGCGATCAGCAGCGATGGAAGCCGCGCGATATCGGCGTCAGGGGACAATACTGTTCGTGTGTGGGACCTGAACACCGGGCAGAACATGGCAACGCTGGAAGGCCACTCCGATGTTGTCTGGAGTGTAGCAATCAGTAGCGATGGAAGTCGCGCGATATCAGCGTCAGGGGAACGCGTTCGAGTTTGGGACCTGAACTCCAGCCAATGCAAGGCAACACTGGAAGCACATTCAGATTTGGTCACGAGCGTGGCCATCAGCAACGATGGAAGCCTCGCGCTGTCCGGATCACTGGACAAGACCGTGTGTGTGTGGGATCTGAACGCTGGTCAACGCACGGCGACATTCGAAGGACATTCTGACGCTGTCAGGAGCGTGGCGATCAGCAACGATGGAAGCCGCGGACTGTCCGGATCACAGGACAAAACGATTCGAGTTTGGGACCTAAACTCCGGCCAATGCAAGGCAACACTGGCAGGACACTCCGGACCTGTCTGGAGTGTGGCGATGAGCAGCGATGGAAATGTGCTGTACTCGGTCGCAACCAACGGTGTTCTGAGAATATGGAGTCCCGATACCGATTATCCAAAGCAGATTGTGGAGCCAGGCCGCAAATACACGAATGCCAAAGTGGTACTTGTTGGTGACAGTGGCGTCGGAAAATCCGGGCTGGCTCATCGCCTGATTGAAGACAAATTTGTGGAGACACACTCCACTCATGGGATGCATGTCTGGCGAATCGACCTGCCCGTACCAGACGACGACGACACAGAACGGGAAGCCTTGTTATGGGATCTGGCTGGACAGCCGGATTACCGGTTGATTCATCAGCTATTTCTGGACGAAACGACACTGGCACTAATCTTGATTGACCCGCAACAAGACGACCCATTTGCTCCAGCCATCGACTGGTGTCGCGTACTGGAAAACTGTGTGAAGTCAAAGTGCGTTCGCCTGCTGATTGCCGCTCGCATTGATGTCGGAACGACGAAAGTCGGTCAGGCAAAGATCAATCGATTTCTGCAGGATTTCCACGTCGCCGAGTATCTGGGTACCAGTGCGAGACGCGGAGACAACTGTTCTGATCGTCAGGCCGAGGGACCTTCGTCGCTGAAGCAACGGATTGCACATCATATTCCTTGGTCGTCCATGCCATACACATCGACGCCGAAACAACTGGCGGTGCTGAAGAACGCCGTGCTGGACATGACGGAACTCGACGACGTGCGACTGCTCAGGTTCAACGAGCTGTACCAGCGCCTGCAGCAACAAAAGCCGAAAGTCCGACTTGATCCGCAGTTGGTGCGCGATGCTGCCAGCCTCCTATCTAACCACGGTTTGGTTATGCCGTTGGCCTTCGGCGATCTTGTATTGTTGAGACCAAATCTGTTGAATGGTTACTGCAGCAGCGTGATCAATGCGGCTCGAGCCAACAAGGACGAAATCGGCAGCGTCGTTGAGGATGAGATCTACGGCGGCTGCATTGATTTCAGCCAGGTGGATCGGCTTGAGGACAAGGATGAACAACTGCTGTTGCGAGCGATGGTGCAGACTTTGTTGGAAAAGAGCCTGTGCCTGAAGGAACAGATTGACGGTCGCCCGCACCTGATCTTTCCGTCTCAATACCGCCGAGAACGAACCTACCCCACAGACCCGCAGGTCTTTGTGTCATACACGTTCACTGGAGAACTGCAGTCCATCTACACCACGCTGGTTGTACGATTGTGGTACAGCCGGGAATTCGACAACCAGGAACTGTGGAAAGATGCCGCCGAGTTTCGCACTCATGACGGCGGGTTGGCTGGATTCCTGATGAACCGACTGGGCGACGGAGCGGCGACCTTGTGTGTGTTCTTTGATGACAACGTCACCGAACAACAGAAAGCCATTTTTCTAGAGTTCATTCATCAGCACCTGAAGAAGTACTCCAGCGACCTGCAGCGTGATCGTCGCTACGTCTGTCTGGAATGCGGTGAACCGGTCGCAAACGCAAAAGCTGTGAGGATTCGGCTTGCCAAAGGGCTTGATCAGATCGGCTGTCAGTTTTGTGACGAATCTGTGCCATTGGTCGATAGTATCGAGGCAACACTGGCGTCAGACCCGGTCGCTCGCAAAGTGCTGGAGATGGACGAAACGGCCGGCATTGAGCTCAGTAACCAAGCTCTGGAGCAGATTCTGATTGGGCACATGCTGACCATCTGTGGCAACGCCAACCAAATCTTTCGTCCGACGGTGATGGCTGACTATGGCATCGATGGAGAAGTCGAGTTCCGCGACACTCAGGGGAACGCCAGTGGCCGCAAAATTTATGTGCAGTTGAAATGCGGCGGCTCACACTTGCGGCATCGAAAACACGACGACAACGAAGTCTTCGACGCCGAAACGCGGCACCTTGAATACTGGGTTAATCAACCGGTCGATGTCTACTTGGTGATTCGAGACGCCGAAAAGAAGATCCGTTGGATGAATGTCAGCCAGTATTTGAGGGACCGAGAGGATAAGAAGAGTCGACAGATCATCTTTGGCGGCAACCAACTGGATACGGAAGAACTCTGGCTCGCACGTGATCGCCATTTGTGA
- a CDS encoding helix-turn-helix domain-containing protein, translating to MTNAVIMSEKQLQQLKDELASDILKGVERLLASSSEERAVDRRQMAETLGVGIATIDRLVSQGVIPSMLINSRRAFLPSEVFEALKAKSAA from the coding sequence ATGACTAATGCCGTTATTATGTCAGAAAAGCAGTTGCAGCAATTGAAGGACGAATTAGCGTCGGACATTCTGAAGGGTGTTGAACGATTGCTTGCGAGCAGCAGTGAAGAGCGAGCGGTCGATCGTCGCCAGATGGCGGAAACATTGGGTGTCGGCATAGCAACAATTGACCGTCTGGTCAGTCAAGGAGTAATTCCATCGATGCTCATCAACAGTCGCCGAGCGTTCTTGCCCTCCGAGGTCTTTGAAGCCCTGAAGGCGAAGTCTGCAGCCTGA
- a CDS encoding tyrosine-type recombinase/integrase — MSRRSADTILRHVSELVHALKAGVRPEADSVKWAQSLDGRLRSRLAACGLVHSEDTHRKQEQCRLLGPFIDRYIEERTDAKPSTITNYKHAKRWLVQFFGKDKLLIDVTPADCDRLQRFLTDGDRLAASTAEKILKRAKTMFRHAVRDRLLEENPFADLKIGSTVNRDRDAYISRPLAAAVMKACPDDNWRVIFALARFGGMRTPSEVLNLAWEDVDWKQLRLRIDSPKTGFRTCPLFPELLPLLKAAWKANGGHSRWVVNEYRSSEKNLRTRMRRIIEDAGLEAWPKLFVNLRASRRTELQEEFPDHVVNSWLGHSSRIAEKHYLQVTPDHWEKAIGGNICANPQASTPLLAHKKQEIRRPEGDRFPVISRLAPPLGLEPRT; from the coding sequence ATGTCGAGACGATCAGCGGATACGATTCTGAGGCATGTCTCGGAGTTGGTGCACGCCCTCAAGGCCGGTGTTCGACCGGAAGCCGACTCTGTGAAGTGGGCTCAATCATTGGATGGTCGGCTGAGGTCTCGGCTTGCTGCATGCGGACTTGTTCATTCTGAGGACACCCACCGTAAGCAGGAACAGTGCCGACTTCTTGGTCCCTTCATCGATCGGTACATTGAGGAACGGACGGACGCCAAGCCGTCAACCATCACGAACTACAAGCACGCCAAGCGATGGCTCGTGCAGTTCTTCGGCAAGGACAAGCTGCTGATCGATGTGACGCCGGCGGATTGCGATCGGCTGCAGCGGTTTCTGACTGACGGTGACAGGTTGGCTGCCAGCACGGCGGAAAAGATCCTCAAGCGAGCCAAGACGATGTTCCGCCACGCCGTGCGGGACCGTCTACTCGAAGAGAACCCGTTCGCAGACCTGAAGATTGGCTCAACGGTAAACCGCGACCGCGATGCCTACATTTCGCGACCGCTTGCAGCGGCAGTCATGAAAGCCTGTCCCGATGACAACTGGCGGGTGATATTTGCACTCGCAAGATTCGGTGGAATGCGAACGCCGAGTGAGGTTCTCAATTTGGCGTGGGAGGATGTTGACTGGAAGCAGTTGCGGCTGCGGATTGATTCGCCCAAGACGGGGTTCCGCACGTGTCCCCTGTTTCCTGAGTTGCTGCCGCTGCTAAAAGCTGCGTGGAAAGCCAACGGCGGGCATTCACGGTGGGTTGTGAATGAGTACCGCAGTTCCGAAAAGAACCTCCGTACCCGCATGCGGCGAATCATTGAAGACGCTGGCCTCGAAGCATGGCCAAAGCTGTTCGTGAACCTTCGAGCGTCCCGACGAACCGAGCTGCAGGAGGAGTTTCCGGACCACGTTGTGAACTCGTGGCTGGGCCATAGCAGTCGCATCGCCGAGAAGCATTACCTGCAGGTAACGCCGGATCACTGGGAGAAAGCAATCGGCGGTAACATCTGTGCAAATCCCCAGGCATCTACGCCACTTTTGGCGCATAAAAAACAGGAAATCCGCCGCCCTGAGGGTGACAGATTCCCTGTGATTTCACGTCTAGCTCCCCCACTTGGACTCGAACCAAGGACCTAG
- a CDS encoding ABC transporter permease encodes MPDKSPNQPDDATDATPASGAKPLESRPSSPGPSQPALTIAEQTPVPTSLVGLRKEPPRWLALAAGAFCLFICVILWGFTTSGSGEERLLGHNQLPSIPETWERLPEVLDSKSPERHIWDNTAVSLKRVIVGFALAVVIGIPIGVAAGCFPIARNFFAPLVLFGRNIPIAALIPLALALFGTGETQKYMFIFIACVAFIIADTIDAVSEVAQRYVETALTLGASSMQIVFKVLVPLAMPMVFNSLRVLFGLAFGYIMLVEFMHEGDGAGGLGFLLNIARRRSVTEYTMIIILTIPLVAWIIDQLLYVIQCWLFRWKYGKEAERSSAFRLSRWLLRLFWNPTSAPATPTAGS; translated from the coding sequence ATGCCTGACAAATCCCCAAACCAACCTGATGACGCAACAGACGCTACCCCAGCGTCTGGGGCCAAGCCGTTGGAAAGCCGCCCATCGTCCCCCGGTCCCAGTCAGCCGGCGTTGACGATCGCCGAACAAACTCCGGTTCCAACGTCGCTGGTGGGTCTCCGCAAAGAACCACCTCGCTGGCTGGCACTCGCCGCCGGGGCATTTTGCCTGTTCATTTGCGTCATCCTGTGGGGCTTCACCACAAGTGGTTCAGGCGAAGAACGCCTGCTGGGACACAATCAATTACCGTCGATCCCCGAAACGTGGGAACGACTGCCGGAAGTCCTGGATTCGAAGAGCCCGGAAAGGCACATCTGGGACAACACCGCCGTGTCACTGAAGCGAGTCATCGTGGGGTTCGCGCTGGCCGTCGTCATTGGCATCCCGATCGGTGTGGCGGCCGGTTGCTTTCCGATTGCACGTAACTTCTTCGCGCCGCTGGTTCTGTTTGGCCGCAACATTCCGATCGCCGCTCTAATCCCGCTGGCATTGGCACTGTTTGGGACCGGCGAAACTCAGAAATACATGTTTATCTTCATCGCCTGCGTGGCGTTCATCATCGCCGACACCATCGACGCCGTCAGTGAGGTGGCTCAGCGATACGTCGAAACGGCGCTCACGCTGGGTGCGTCGTCGATGCAAATTGTCTTCAAAGTGCTGGTGCCGCTGGCGATGCCGATGGTGTTTAATTCGCTGCGAGTCCTGTTTGGGCTGGCGTTCGGGTACATCATGCTGGTCGAATTCATGCACGAAGGCGACGGAGCAGGCGGACTCGGATTTTTGCTGAACATTGCTCGCCGGCGCAGTGTCACAGAATACACGATGATCATCATTCTCACGATCCCGCTCGTCGCGTGGATAATTGATCAACTGCTGTACGTGATTCAATGCTGGCTATTCCGCTGGAAGTACGGGAAGGAAGCAGAACGCAGTTCAGCATTCCGGCTGTCTCGCTGGTTGCTGCGACTGTTCTGGAACCCCACGTCCGCCCCGGCGACTCCCACCGCGGGTTCGTAG
- a CDS encoding OmpA family protein, whose protein sequence is MSGGRPTAAFYLAVLAVVGGLVYFAGNRAGFFGDNAKPDVVDGDGDELTLDPDKLNVGDTAAEASSDDIVTTVQEYSYVPAERLPAVKGTAAYKPLEDNTVSFALNIWAGWAPIIHANEGFAAKKIWKTPDGKEFKVQLILADNPVDMRDAYAAGDYHIGWATVDMLPLFMEGFVDKSGKPRDSRVMPRIFQQVDWSNGGDGIVVRDNIKTVKDLRGKKIALAQNSPSQYFGLSMLVAGGLQPTDVEFVYLNDAFEAAAAFNANKDIAACVSWAPDIYTLSEQKGNRMLVNTQTANKLIADVWYARADFASEHPDLVEGIVRGIFDSMESLKDQSEKQKVSEWMAQGYAIPKDECLGMLGDAHWTNFAENRDFFMNQNNPARFESVWNQAYYIYRRIRSVQHQPVSFDKVVDFSILQKLAKEEKYASQKNEYRVAFAPKATSEIVAESDEVLSNTVIIHFAPNRHDLKHKVIRKKDDGTEVEELYDPNVDFVLEEISNLVAGFGAARVLIEGHTDASMKPLLPDDELVKQLSANRANAVKEALVEKYQLDPNQFNASGVGWDRPADPNDPGNNAKNRRVEIRVFTAESE, encoded by the coding sequence ATGTCAGGTGGACGTCCAACAGCCGCGTTTTATCTAGCAGTTTTAGCTGTGGTTGGCGGTTTAGTTTACTTTGCTGGCAATCGAGCCGGTTTCTTCGGCGACAATGCCAAGCCCGACGTTGTAGACGGCGACGGTGACGAGCTGACGCTCGACCCGGACAAGCTGAACGTCGGCGATACCGCGGCCGAAGCATCCAGCGACGACATTGTCACCACTGTTCAGGAATACAGCTACGTTCCGGCCGAACGCCTTCCTGCCGTCAAGGGCACAGCCGCCTACAAGCCACTGGAAGACAACACGGTTAGCTTCGCGCTCAATATCTGGGCCGGCTGGGCTCCGATCATTCACGCGAATGAAGGCTTTGCAGCCAAAAAAATCTGGAAGACGCCGGATGGCAAAGAGTTCAAGGTGCAGCTTATCCTGGCCGACAATCCGGTTGACATGCGAGACGCGTACGCGGCCGGTGATTACCACATCGGCTGGGCCACCGTCGACATGCTGCCGCTGTTCATGGAAGGCTTTGTCGACAAGTCAGGCAAGCCGCGCGACAGTCGCGTCATGCCGCGGATTTTTCAGCAGGTGGACTGGTCAAACGGCGGCGACGGTATCGTTGTTCGAGACAACATCAAAACCGTTAAAGATCTGCGCGGCAAGAAGATCGCTCTGGCCCAGAATTCGCCTTCGCAATATTTCGGACTCAGCATGCTTGTCGCTGGCGGTCTGCAGCCGACAGACGTTGAATTCGTCTATCTAAACGATGCCTTTGAAGCCGCCGCTGCCTTCAACGCCAATAAAGACATCGCCGCCTGCGTGTCCTGGGCTCCGGACATCTACACGCTGTCCGAACAAAAGGGCAACCGCATGCTGGTCAACACGCAGACAGCCAACAAACTGATCGCCGACGTGTGGTATGCTCGAGCCGACTTTGCCAGCGAACACCCGGACCTTGTTGAAGGTATCGTTCGCGGCATCTTCGATTCGATGGAGTCACTAAAGGACCAAAGCGAAAAGCAAAAAGTGTCGGAGTGGATGGCTCAGGGTTACGCCATTCCCAAGGATGAATGCCTGGGAATGCTGGGCGACGCTCACTGGACCAACTTCGCAGAGAATCGTGACTTCTTCATGAACCAGAACAACCCGGCTCGTTTTGAATCGGTCTGGAACCAGGCGTACTACATCTATCGCCGCATTCGTTCCGTGCAACACCAGCCCGTTTCGTTCGACAAGGTCGTCGACTTCAGCATCCTGCAAAAGCTGGCCAAGGAAGAAAAATATGCGTCGCAGAAAAACGAGTACCGCGTCGCATTCGCGCCGAAAGCCACCAGTGAGATCGTTGCTGAATCTGACGAAGTATTAAGCAACACCGTCATCATCCACTTTGCTCCTAACCGCCACGATCTCAAGCACAAAGTGATTCGCAAAAAGGACGACGGCACGGAAGTGGAAGAACTGTATGACCCGAATGTGGACTTCGTGCTGGAAGAAATTTCCAATCTCGTAGCTGGCTTCGGGGCCGCCCGAGTCCTCATCGAAGGACACACTGATGCATCGATGAAGCCGCTACTGCCCGACGATGAACTGGTGAAACAGCTGTCTGCAAATCGAGCGAATGCTGTGAAGGAAGCCTTAGTCGAGAAATATCAGCTCGACCCAAATCAGTTTAATGCGTCCGGAGTCGGCTGGGACCGTCCGGCTGATCCCAACGACCCCGGCAACAACGCCAAAAACCGTCGCGTCGAAATTCGCGTCTTTACGGCAGAATCGGAATAA
- a CDS encoding SMP-30/gluconolactonase/LRE family protein: MTSTDDNSRTGTNRRTFLAATAAAAAFAASRLQADDDYSDTAPPVRYPDHRLVTLDERFNKLKLGNTPIQRLYHSKEMLWAEGPAWNGSGRYLVWSDIPNNVQHRWLEEDGHVSTVRNPSYNSNGNTFDFHGRQISCEHLTRSVVRYEHDGTRNVLASEFNGKSLNAPNDAVVHPNGDIWFTDPGYGGLMDYEGRNANNGSVQPYQKEAVYRIESSTGKLTQVTTDIFKPNGLCFSPDYKKLYVADTGASHYKDAKKEIKVWDIVNEKSLANGRTFASMDLELNGETVAGMADGIRCDIDGNVWSSAGWVGQGYDGVHVFGHEDGQRIGQILLPEICSNVCFGGSKRNRLFMTGSTSLYAVYTNIRGAHIT; encoded by the coding sequence ATGACCTCGACCGACGACAATTCACGGACTGGTACAAATCGAAGAACCTTCCTCGCCGCCACCGCCGCGGCTGCTGCGTTCGCGGCCTCAAGGTTGCAGGCTGACGATGACTATAGCGACACCGCTCCGCCAGTTCGCTATCCCGATCATCGATTGGTCACTCTTGACGAACGCTTTAATAAGCTGAAGCTTGGCAATACGCCGATCCAGCGGCTGTATCACAGCAAAGAAATGCTATGGGCAGAAGGCCCCGCGTGGAACGGTTCGGGCCGGTATCTGGTGTGGAGTGATATTCCTAACAACGTGCAGCACCGGTGGCTGGAGGAAGACGGGCACGTCAGCACGGTTCGGAATCCGTCCTACAACAGCAATGGCAACACGTTCGACTTTCATGGTCGCCAGATTTCCTGCGAACACCTGACTCGCAGCGTTGTCCGCTACGAACATGATGGAACTCGCAACGTGCTGGCCAGCGAATTCAACGGCAAGTCGCTAAACGCCCCCAACGATGCCGTAGTGCATCCGAACGGCGATATCTGGTTTACGGATCCAGGTTATGGTGGCTTAATGGACTATGAAGGCCGCAACGCCAACAACGGCTCCGTCCAGCCGTATCAAAAGGAAGCGGTTTACCGCATTGAATCGTCGACCGGGAAGCTGACTCAGGTCACCACCGACATCTTCAAGCCGAACGGGCTGTGCTTTTCGCCTGACTATAAGAAGTTGTATGTCGCTGATACCGGCGCGTCTCACTACAAGGATGCAAAGAAGGAGATCAAGGTCTGGGACATCGTGAACGAAAAGTCGCTGGCCAACGGCCGAACGTTCGCCTCCATGGATTTGGAACTCAACGGCGAAACCGTCGCTGGTATGGCGGACGGGATTCGTTGCGACATTGACGGCAATGTCTGGTCGAGTGCCGGTTGGGTGGGCCAGGGCTATGATGGCGTTCACGTGTTCGGTCATGAGGACGGTCAGCGCATTGGTCAGATCCTGCTTCCGGAAATCTGCAGCAACGTCTGCTTCGGCGGCTCAAAACGAAATCGCCTCTTCATGACTGGCAGCACATCGTTGTACGCCGTCTACACCAATATCCGCGGTGCTCATATTACATAA
- a CDS encoding DUF58 domain-containing protein — protein MIPSRLLILLALLLTTPLLLGGVEDVFSDRLPGLGALDLSGRTVADIALLLNVVLVIVAGVDVLISGSPDDIEVDREISEVLSVGTPNPSKILLRNKSRRPLKVLVHDDPGPLIETERMPQEVDLQPWKEAEVTYTVAPLKRGAAKLQAVHLRFPTVLGLWTRHQIRPLETAVRIYPDIRAVYRYELMASRNRLAEIGVRVMRMPGQGREFERLREYRYGDEIRQIDWKATSRQRQLITREFNVERNQNIVLMVDCGRFMRNETDGISYLDRALNSAIMLSYIALGQGDNVSLMAFSNRIERFIRPVRGKPGIQTILRSTYDIQASTKTADYSLALEYLSKVQRKRALVILITFVTDELQLRVIGESLQLRSLPYLPMCVLLQDVGLKEMADRIPDSDVEAFHTSAAAQILTGQAQEVATMRENGVLMVDTPPDLLTERLINEYLTIKMRNLM, from the coding sequence ATGATTCCGTCGCGGCTGCTGATCCTGTTGGCTCTTCTGCTGACGACGCCGCTGCTATTGGGGGGCGTGGAAGACGTCTTCTCCGATCGCCTGCCGGGGCTCGGCGCACTGGATCTGTCCGGCCGAACGGTCGCGGACATTGCGCTGCTGCTAAACGTCGTGCTCGTCATCGTGGCCGGAGTCGACGTGCTGATCAGTGGTTCACCGGACGACATCGAAGTCGATCGCGAGATCTCAGAGGTGCTGAGTGTCGGCACGCCGAATCCTTCAAAGATCCTGCTTCGCAACAAATCACGTCGACCGTTGAAAGTGCTTGTGCACGACGATCCAGGCCCGTTGATCGAAACGGAACGGATGCCGCAGGAAGTTGACCTTCAACCATGGAAGGAAGCGGAAGTCACTTACACCGTGGCACCACTCAAACGAGGCGCAGCCAAACTGCAGGCGGTGCACCTCCGTTTTCCAACCGTGCTGGGCCTGTGGACGCGGCATCAGATACGGCCGCTGGAAACCGCCGTTCGCATCTATCCTGATATTCGAGCCGTGTACCGGTACGAACTGATGGCCAGTCGCAACCGTCTGGCCGAAATCGGTGTTCGAGTCATGCGAATGCCGGGGCAGGGCCGTGAATTCGAACGCCTTCGCGAATACCGCTACGGCGACGAGATCCGGCAGATCGACTGGAAGGCCACGTCTCGACAACGACAACTCATCACGCGTGAATTCAATGTAGAACGCAATCAGAACATCGTCCTGATGGTCGACTGCGGCCGCTTCATGCGAAACGAAACGGACGGCATCTCGTACCTGGATCGAGCCCTCAACTCGGCCATCATGCTGTCATACATCGCACTCGGCCAGGGCGACAACGTTTCACTGATGGCGTTTTCCAACCGCATCGAACGTTTCATCAGGCCGGTTCGCGGCAAGCCGGGCATCCAAACTATTCTGCGGTCCACCTATGACATTCAAGCCAGCACCAAAACGGCCGACTACAGCCTGGCCCTCGAATATCTTTCCAAGGTGCAGCGCAAGCGAGCCCTCGTGATCCTGATCACGTTTGTCACGGACGAACTTCAGCTACGTGTCATTGGCGAAAGCCTGCAACTTCGTTCACTGCCATACCTGCCCATGTGCGTCCTGTTGCAGGACGTGGGATTGAAAGAAATGGCCGACCGAATCCCCGATTCTGATGTTGAAGCGTTCCACACATCGGCCGCCGCCCAAATTCTGACCGGGCAGGCTCAAGAGGTCGCCACGATGCGCGAGAACGGCGTGCTGATGGTCGACACACCCCCCGATCTCCTCACCGAACGACTCATCAACGAATACCTCACCATCAAAATGCGCAACCTCATGTAA